A window of Methylobacterium bullatum genomic DNA:
ACCGGCAACGCCCCGGTCCAGGTGAGCCACCAGGGCCTGTTCGTGGCGACCACGCTCTCGTTCAACCTGGCGCCGGGAAAGAGCCTGTCGGACGCCACCGCCGCCATCGAGGAGGCCGAGGCGGCCTTACGCCTGCCGGCCACGATCCACGGCGAATTCGCGGGTGCGGCCAAGACCTTCCAGGCCTCGTCTTCCCGCCAGCCGTTGCTGATCCTGGCGGCGCTGGTGGCCGTCTACACCATCCTGGGGATCCTCTACGAGAGCTTCGTCCATCCGGTGACGATCCTCTCGACCCTGCCCTCGGCCGGCATCGGCGCGCTGCTGGCGCTCCTCGTCTCGGGCACGGAATTCACCATCATCGCGCTCATCGCGGTGTTCCTGCTCATCGGCATCGTCAAGAAGAACGCGATCATGATGATCGACGTGGCGCTGGACGCCGAGCGAACGCGCGGGGCCACGCCGAAGGATGCGATCTTCGAGGCCTGCCTCTTGCGCTTCCGGCCGATCATGATGACAACGCTGGCGGCCCTGCTCGGCGCCCTGCCTCTCATCCTCGCCGGGGGCGAAGGCTCGGAAATGCGCCGCCCCCTGGGCATCGCCATCGCCGGCGGCCTGATCGTGAGCCAGATCCTGACCCTCTACACCACGCCCGTCGTCTACCTCTATCTCGACCGCCTCCGTCGGCGGCCCAAAGCCGCCAGCGGCACCGCGCCGTTGCCGGCGGGGGAGTGATGATGTCGATGGCTCGTCGCGCATGCGCGACCCTCCCCCCTCCGCGGGGGAGGGTGCCTGCGGAGCAGGCGGGAGAGGGGGCGACCTCTCCGGACACGGCGCTCCCCTCTCCCGACCCTCGCTTACGCGAGGGCCACCCTCCCCCGCAGAGGGGGGAGGGTAACCGCCTCATTCGTAGAACGATCGCCCTCCTCCTCCTCGCAACAACCGTCTCCGGCTGCATGGTCGGGCCCGATTACGCGCGGCCCTCCGTGGAGACGCCGCTGGCGTTCAAGCAGGGGGGGATGCGCGAGGACAGCGTGGCCCATGTCGCCACGCGGAAGGGGTGGCGCGCGGCGCAGCCCAATGACGGGGCCGAGCGCGGCGATTGGTGGCGCGTGTTCCGCGACCCCGCCCTCGACCGGCTGATCCGCCTCGTCGACGTGGACAACCAGAACCTGCGCGTCTCCCTCGCCTCCTACGACCAGGCGCGCGGCCTCGTCGCCCAGGCGCGCTCGGCGCTCTACCCCACCGTCATCGGCGCACCGACGATCACGCGCTCGCGCACCCTCGGCACCGAGCGCACCTCGGTCTCGCTCCAGGCCCAGGCCTCGTGGGAACTCGACCTGTTCGGCCGCATCCGGCGCAACATCGAGAGCGAGGTCGCCAATGCCCAGGCGAGCGCGGCGGACCTGGCCGCCGTGCGCCTCGCGATCCAGTCCGAGGTCGCCACGAACTATTACAGCCTGCGCTACCAGGACTCGCTCCAGCGCCTGCTGAACGAGACGGTGGAGGCCTACAAGAAGAGCCTCGCCATCACCGAGAACCAGTACAATGCCGGCGTGGCGGCCCGCTCCGACGTGATCACGGCGCAGACGCAGGTGCAGTCGACCCAGGCCCAGGCCATCGCGGTGGGCCTGCAGCGCGCGACCTTCGAACACGCCATCGCGACGCTGATCGGGCGGCCGCCCTCCGAACTCTCCCTGCCGAAGGGGAGCCTGCCGAAGACGCCGCCGGCGGTTCCGGTGGGCATTCCCTCCGCCCTGCTGGAGCGGCGGCCGGACATCGCGCAGGCCGAGCGCAGTGTCCAATCCCAGAGCGAGCAGATCGGCGTCGCCGTGGCGGCCTTCTACCCGACCCTGGTTCTCTCGGGCTCCGGCGGCGTCTCGGGCCTGACCAGCAACGGCGTGTTCTCGGCGGCGAACCAGGTCTGGTCGGTGGCCGCCGCCGGCAGCGAGACGCTCCTCGACGGCGGCGCCCGCACCGCCGCCGTGCAGATCGCGAGAGCCGCCTACGACGCCACGGTGGCGACCTATCGCCAGACCGTTCTCACCGCCTTCGCCGAGGTGGAGAACGGGCTTGCCGGCGTGCGCATCCTCGCCCGCCAGCAGGCGGCGCAGGAGGAGGCGGTGGCCTCCGCCCGCCGCGCCGTGGAGATCACCCTCAACGAGTACCGCGCCGGCACGCAGAACTTCACCACGGTCATCACGGCCCAGGCGTTGGAACTGAACAACGAGGTGACCGCGTTGCAGGTGCGGCTCAACCGCTTCACCACGGCGGTGACCCTCATCCGGGCGCTGGGCGGCGGCTGGGACGTCCGCAGCCTGCCGACCCCCGACGAATTGAAGGGCGACCGCCTGCCGATCGACCGGGGCCAAGCCGTCCGCACGGACGAATAAGTCCGTCCGCACGGACGAGTGATCGCTGCCTTGCACCATCCGTCGGAACGGCGCAGGGCATCGGGGGTTTGACCGGCGTCGCCGCCGATGCCCGGAGTGTCCCGTCCCATGACCCTTCCCTTTACCGATCCCGATGCTCCGGCGAACGGCGACAGGCAGCCCCGCGCCAACGACGAGGTCGGGACGGCGCCGGCCTGCACCCTCGTCATCTTCGGGGCGGCCGGCGACCTGACGAAGCGCCTGCTGATGCCGGCCCTCTACAACCTCGCCTCGGACGGCCTGCTCGCGGAGGGGCTCAGAATCGTCGGCGTCGATCATAACGACCGCACGAGCGAGCAATGGCGCGACGACCTCTCGCAGACCATGCAGTCTTTCACCGAGGACCACACCTCCGAATTCCACCCGGACTCCATCGATCCCGGTCATTGGGGCTTCATCCGTGAGCGCCTGACCTTCACCAAGGGGGATTTCGAGGCGGCGGAGACCTATCGGCGGCTTGGCCAGGACATCGGCGGCAACGCGATCTTCTACCTCGCCGTCTCCGCCCGCTTCTTCGGCCCGGTGGTAGACCAACTCGGCGCCGCCGGCCTGCTGAAGGAGGGGGAGGGCGCCTTCCGCCGCGTGGTCATCGAGAAGCCGTTCGGCACCGACCTCGCCTCGGCGCGCGCCCTCAACGCCCGCATCCTGAAGCAGGCCGACGAGAGTCAGGTGTTCCGCATCGATCACTTCCTCGGCAAGGAGACGGTGCAGAGCATTCTGGCGCTGCGCTTCGCCAACGCCATGCTGGAGCCAATCTGGAACGCCGGCCATATCGACCACGTGCAGATCACCGCCGCCGAGACCATCGGCGTGGAGCAGCGCGGCGGCTTCTACGAGCCCACCGGCGCGCTGCGCGACATGGTGCCGAACCACCTCTTCCAGCTCCTGTCCATGGTGGCGATGGAGCCGCCCGGCAGCTTCGATGCGGAGGACATCCGCAACGAGAAGGCGCGGATCCTGGAGGCCGTGCGGCCAGCGACGCCGGACCGGGCGGTGCGCGGCCAGTATGCGCCCGGCGAAGAGCAGGGCCATACCGTGCGGGGCTACCGCGAGGAGGCCGACGTCTCGGCCGATTCCCGCACCGAGACCTACGCGGCCCTGACGCTCACCATCGACAACCCGCGCTGGGCCGGCGTGCCGTTCTACCTGCGCACCGGCAAACGCCTGGCGGGGCGCCTCACCGAGATCGCCGTGCATTTCAAGCCGCCGAGCCATGGCCTGTTCGCGGGCACCGCTCTCGCGTCGAACGTCATGCACCTCCACATCGACCCGGACCAGGGGCTGAGCACCCAGTGGAACGCCAAGCGGCCGGGGCCGGACATGCGCCTCGGCGCGGTCACCTCCTCCGTGCGGTTCGGGGATTTCTTCGCCGAGGCGCCGAGCGTCGGCTACGAGACCTTGATCTACGATTGCATGATCGGAGACCCGACCCTGTTCCAGCGGGCCGACGCCATCGAGGCGGGCTGGGCCGCCGTCGATCCCCTCATCCAGGCCTGGAGGGATGCCCCGGTGGAAACCTATGCGGCGGGCAGCGACGGACCGACGGGGGCGGATGCCCTGCTCGCCCGCGACGGGCGGGCCTGGCTTCCCCTCGCGGAGGGGTGAGGCTCCAGTTCGAGAGCCGGTTCGAGTTGTTTTCCAAGGCTTCACCTCATCCTGAGGTGCCGAAGCGTAGCGGAGGCCTCGAAGGAGGTTTCCAGGGATCGCTTTGGTGTCTGGAGGGCTCCTTCGGGGCCCGCTGATGCGGGCACCTCAGGATGAGGTGGTCTGATGGGATGATCGACTTTGGCAGATGACCTGCTTCGTCATGAGCCGCCGCTGAGGCGTCCGCTCGAATGGCTCTCAGGCGGGCTCGGCGTCGAGCCGCCGGGATCTGCGGATGGGCGCGAGCGTGCGCAGCGCGTCGTGATGGAGGAGAAGGACGCCGGTGGCGCCCGACAGCCTGCGCGCGGCGGGGGTGAAGCCGGCATTGGAGACGACGGCCGCCATGTCCGCCTGCCAGTAGCGCGCTGCCGCCGAGGCCTCCTGCACCGCTGCGTTGCCCACGGGCTTCGTGTACCGCTTGCACTGGAGGACGAGGCGGATGCCTGAACGCTCGGCGACCACGTCGGCCCCCTGGTCGCCGCTGGCCTTCGTCGGGCGCGCCGACCAGCCCGCCTCGCGCAGGGCCTCGGCGCAGAAGCGCTCGTAGGCGATGCCGTCCTCCGGCGCCTCGTCCTCGTCCGGCAGATCGACGGAGAGAGCGACATCGTCCACGATGTCGAGGACCATCTGCCAGCGGGTATCGGCGAGATCGGTGAAGCCCTTGGCGTCGAGATGCGGCAGGATCGACCGCTCGGCGAAGTAATCCCGCTCGCGCAGCCAGCCATCGTCGATCCGGTTGCCGTAGGCGTCCTCGAAACATTCCTGGCGGCGGCGCAGGGCAAGGGTCTCGGCATGGGCGCGCGCGAGCCGGCGCACCGTCCGCCTGAAGCGCCGGGGCCTGTCGAGGCGATGCAGCAGGATCAGGCCAAGGCAGAGGCCGGTGGCGGCCAGGGCGGGTAGACCGAACCAGAAGGCGAAGCCGCCGCCGACGATCGTGGTCCAGAACAGGCGCGCGACGAGGCTCGATCGACCGGACATGCGCATCCCTTCCCGCCTTCGGGGCGTCCGCATCGGCCGCCTGTTTTCTCAGAATGCAGGGAGGGCCTTGCGACTGGCCTAACGGCACGGCGGCGAAAGATCGCCGGACGGCCCATGATCGTCTCGTGGCATGAACAGGGACGGCGCGTCCTCAGTCTCCGTCCAGGAGATCCGGTGTCATTCCCGGTCAGATCGGGCACGGATCGTGTCGTCCTGCCGGCGTTCGACGGACATCATGTCCGGATCCTGGAATTATTTCGCAAATATGCTGGATGGGACTGGTTTTAATTCAAATGTATCGTGAAATTAGGTTCGTTTTTTCCGATAAATTGAACAACGGGCATGGCTATGGCTGGTTGTCGTGACGAGCCGAACAGTCACCAACCCCATAACTCTCCTGTGGATAGGTTTGCGGCCCGGGGGCTGCTTCGCACCGGAAGTGCTCTGGGCACCTTCGTTCGACGCCTGTCCGAGAAGGTCCCGATCGTCGCGAGACAGGTCAAGCAGCCTGGGATCGATGATCGAGCGAGAATGGGTCATCCCATCCGCTCGTCACACGCTCTGCTTTGCTTTCAGCTGGCCTGGACGAAGCGCTCTGGAAACCGAACCGTGTCCCGGTGGCTCCGTCGTGGCCGTCGCCTCGCACCTCGAAGTCTTCGACTCGAAGTCTTCGACTCGAAGTCTCGCACCTCGAAGTCTCGCACCTCGAAGTCTCGCACCTCGGGGTGAGCTTGCGCCTCGGTGAGGCGAGCCACGGACTCGTCGGGCTCAGGAGGCGGTCGTGGTCGTGCGAGGGCGACGACCACGCGGCGCGGGTGTCGACGGTGCCTCGACGACGGGGGCCTTCAAGCGGGATTTCCTGCGCTGCTGGCCGAGTCCCATGTTCTTCGCCAGTTCCGACCGTGCGGCCGCATAATTCGGCGCAACCATCGGATAGTCGCTCGGAAGGCTCCATTTCGCCCGATATTCTTCCGGCGTCATGGAATAGCGCGTCCGAAGGTGGCGCTTCAGGGATTTGAACTTCTTGCCGTCTTCGAGGCAGATGACGAAATCCGGCGTGATCGAGCGTTTGATCGACACGGCCGGGGTCAGCGGCTCGGCCTTTTCCGGTGTCTTCGCCGTCGTCAGGCTGCCCAGGGTCGCATGAACCGATGCGATAAGGGCCGGGATATCCGAAACCGGCACGGAATTGTTGCTGACGAATGCCGAGACGATATCCGCCGTAAGCTCAATATAATCCGCCGCGAAGTCGTTTTCGATTTCCACGCTCACCCCCGAAAGTAGGACAGCCTTAGACCGCAGCGAGGCGCCGATGGAGCCCTGCCGAAAGGTCTTGTCTTCAGATTGCATTGACTAGGCAGTTAGTATGATAGCCATTAACAAACCGCAAGAGGCTTTGGCAAGACCAGGGTAACCGCAACAATTTGAAGGAAGCTTTTGGCGTGCTGCGGGAGATTTCGGCATCTGAGAAATGGCCGACGGTCCTGGCGTAAGGGGAGATTTTTTAACTCCCTAGGCTTGAAAAAAAATCCAACCGAACAGCAAATTCAAAAGTTATTTGCGAAACTGGAACCTTTATGCTGGTTGGTGAGCGCTTTTAGCTCACGCTCGCAACGTCAGATGTGCGATACGGTAAAAAACTACACGGGGCACTGGCTCGCACATGCGGTGCGCGACGCGGCCGGCGGGGCGGCCGAACGACCGCGCCGGGACGGAAATTTTTTTGCAAAACCCGATGTCGGGAGGCCGGTCCCTGCCTCCGACGGCGTGTGCCGAGCAACCCCTACGTAATCATCGCGGCCTGAGTCCTCGGGACGTAGGGGCGACCTCAAGGCGTTTCTGTTCGGCTCCGTGGCCCATAGTTTTCGAAGCGCCTGATCGTTCGCGCAATCTCGGCGTCGGACAGTATGACCGGCTTCCCCACCTGGAGGGCGACGGCGTATTGGCGGCACAGGGCCTCCATCTCTACCGCCAGCCACAAGGCCTTGCCGAGATTACTGCCGATCGCGATCATGCCATGGTTGGCCAGGAGGCAGCCGAGGCGGCCGTCGAGGGCGGCCACCGCCGCCACCGACAGCTCCTCCGTTCCATAGGGAGCATAGGGCGCGCAGCGTATTGTCGGGCCGCCGGCGGCCGCGATCATGTAATGGACGGCGGGAATCTCGGCGCCGCACATGGCGAAGGCGGTGCAATAGGTCGGGTGGGCGTGCACGACGGCGTCAATCTCGGGCCGCTGCCGCAGGATGTCGCGATGGAAGCGCCATTCGGAGGAGGGGGCGAGGGCATGGCCGTGCTCCCCCTCCATGCTCATCGGCACGATGTCCTCCGGGCGCAGCGCATCGGCCGGGATGCCGGAGGGTGTCATGAGAAAGCCGTCGCCGTGGCGTACCGAGACGTTCCCGGCGGTGCCCTGGCTCAGACCCAGGGTGATGAGGGAGCGCATCGCCTCGACGATCGCGCAGGAAATCTCGTAAGCTGTGGGTTCTGACATGTGGTTCCCCCGGTCGAGAGTGATCCGCGCCCTATACCTTGCCGTCCGGCGCGATGTCGCACGCCGTCGCCCCGGTCTGATCGAAGGTCACGCCAGTTCATGAGCACCTATCGCTTCGAGGCGTTGCTCGCCCCGCGGGCGATCGCGGTCGTCGGCCTCGGTCAGGGCGCGCTCGGCCAAGGCACACTCGGCCAAGGCGCGCTCGGTCAGGCCGTGGTCGGCAACCTGGGGAAGGCCGGCTTCGCCGGCTCCGTTCATCTGGTCGGCGAGGCGGGCCTTCCCACCCTCGACGACCTGCCCGAAACGCCGGACCTCGTGGTGATCGTGGCGGAGGCCGCGGAGGTGGAGGGCTGGGTGGAGAAGGCGGGGCTGAGGGGTGCCGCCGTGGCCGTCATCCTCACCTCCGATCTGCCGGACGACCTCTGCGAGGCGGTTCGCAACCGGGCGCGGCAATGGGGCATGCGCCTCCTCGGCCCCAACAGCATGGGCCTGACCGTGCCGCGCGCGCGGCTCGACGCCAGCCTGTTCGCGGCGGCGCCGAAAGCCGGCGATCTCGCCCTCATCTCTCAATCGGGCACGGTGGCGGCGGGCATCGTCGCCTGGGCGGCGCATCGCGACGTGGGATTCTCGGCCATCCTCTCCCTCGGCACCGCCTGCGACATCGACATCGCCGATTGCCTCGACCATTTCGCCGCCGACATCCACACCCGTGCGATCCTGCTGTCGCTGAACGTGATTCCCAACGCGCGCAAGTTCATGTCGGCGGCCCGCGCCGCCGCCCGCGCCAAGCCCGTCCTGGTGCTGCGCACGGGGCGCCACGCGGCTCCCCTGCGCCACACCGTCACCCATACCGGCGCCCTCGCCCGGCCGGATGCGGTCTACGAGGCGGCGTTCCGGCGGGCGGGCTTGCTGAGCGTCGACGGGCTCGACGCCATGTTCTCGGCTGTGGAGACGCTGGGCCGGCAGCGCCCCTTTCCCGGCCAGCGCCTCGCCATCCTGGGGAACGGCGAGGGCATCGGCGCGCTCGCCGCCGACAGGCTCGCGGATCGGGGCGGCACGCTGGCCGCGGCGGGGCTCGGCGGCAACCCAGCCGATCTCGGCGTCGAGGCCGATGGAAAAGCCTATGCCGACGCCCTCGGGCCCCTCCTCGCCGATCCCGCCAACGACGCCGTGCTGGCCATCCACGTGCCGACCGCCCGTTCCGACAGCGCCGGCGTCGCCGCGGCCATCGCCGACACGGTGAGCGCGGCCCGGCGCAGGGGCGGACGGCGCAAGCCCGTCTTCGCGGTGACGGTGGGCGATGACGGAGAGGCCGGCGCGGTGCTCGCCGCCGCCGGCATCCCGCGCTTCGCCACGGACGCCGACGCCGTGGAAGGCTTCATGCACCTCGTCCGTTACCGCGAGGCGCAGGACGACCTGATGCGCACGCCGGATTCCCTGCCGCGCGAATTCTCCCCCGACGTGGAGGCCGCCCGCGCCATCGTGGCGGCGGCCCTCGAGGCGGGGGAGACCTGGCTCGATCCCCATGCCGTGGCGGGCCTCCTGGCGGCCTACCGCATCGACAGCGTGCCGCTGACGCTCGCCCCCGACATCGATGCCGCCGCGGCGGCCGCCTGGCCCATCATCGCCGAGGGCGGCGCGGTGGCGCTGAAGGTGGTCTCGCCGGACATCGTCCACAAATCCGATGTCGGCGGGGTGCGCCTGGACCTCACCAGCGAGGCCGATGTGCGCGCCGCCGCCGCCGACATCCTCACCCGAGCCCGGCGCCAGCGGCCGGATGCGCGGATCATGGGGTTCGCGGTCCAGCCCATGGTACGCAAGGGCAAGCGCCGCGAACTCATCGCCGGCCTCGCCGAGGATCCCGTCTTCGGTCCCGTGGTGGTGTTCGGCCGGGGCGGCGTCGCCGTGGAGGT
This region includes:
- the oprM gene encoding Outer membrane protein OprM, yielding MSMARRACATLPPPRGRVPAEQAGEGATSPDTALPSPDPRLREGHPPPQRGEGNRLIRRTIALLLLATTVSGCMVGPDYARPSVETPLAFKQGGMREDSVAHVATRKGWRAAQPNDGAERGDWWRVFRDPALDRLIRLVDVDNQNLRVSLASYDQARGLVAQARSALYPTVIGAPTITRSRTLGTERTSVSLQAQASWELDLFGRIRRNIESEVANAQASAADLAAVRLAIQSEVATNYYSLRYQDSLQRLLNETVEAYKKSLAITENQYNAGVAARSDVITAQTQVQSTQAQAIAVGLQRATFEHAIATLIGRPPSELSLPKGSLPKTPPAVPVGIPSALLERRPDIAQAERSVQSQSEQIGVAVAAFYPTLVLSGSGGVSGLTSNGVFSAANQVWSVAAAGSETLLDGGARTAAVQIARAAYDATVATYRQTVLTAFAEVENGLAGVRILARQQAAQEEAVASARRAVEITLNEYRAGTQNFTTVITAQALELNNEVTALQVRLNRFTTAVTLIRALGGGWDVRSLPTPDELKGDRLPIDRGQAVRTDE
- the zwf_1 gene encoding Glucose-6-phosphate 1-dehydrogenase gives rise to the protein MTLPFTDPDAPANGDRQPRANDEVGTAPACTLVIFGAAGDLTKRLLMPALYNLASDGLLAEGLRIVGVDHNDRTSEQWRDDLSQTMQSFTEDHTSEFHPDSIDPGHWGFIRERLTFTKGDFEAAETYRRLGQDIGGNAIFYLAVSARFFGPVVDQLGAAGLLKEGEGAFRRVVIEKPFGTDLASARALNARILKQADESQVFRIDHFLGKETVQSILALRFANAMLEPIWNAGHIDHVQITAAETIGVEQRGGFYEPTGALRDMVPNHLFQLLSMVAMEPPGSFDAEDIRNEKARILEAVRPATPDRAVRGQYAPGEEQGHTVRGYREEADVSADSRTETYAALTLTIDNPRWAGVPFYLRTGKRLAGRLTEIAVHFKPPSHGLFAGTALASNVMHLHIDPDQGLSTQWNAKRPGPDMRLGAVTSSVRFGDFFAEAPSVGYETLIYDCMIGDPTLFQRADAIEAGWAAVDPLIQAWRDAPVETYAAGSDGPTGADALLARDGRAWLPLAEG
- the ros_1 gene encoding Transcriptional regulatory protein ros, whose translation is MQSEDKTFRQGSIGASLRSKAVLLSGVSVEIENDFAADYIELTADIVSAFVSNNSVPVSDIPALIASVHATLGSLTTAKTPEKAEPLTPAVSIKRSITPDFVICLEDGKKFKSLKRHLRTRYSMTPEEYRAKWSLPSDYPMVAPNYAAARSELAKNMGLGQQRRKSRLKAPVVEAPSTPAPRGRRPRTTTTAS
- the fucA gene encoding L-fuculose phosphate aldolase codes for the protein MSEPTAYEISCAIVEAMRSLITLGLSQGTAGNVSVRHGDGFLMTPSGIPADALRPEDIVPMSMEGEHGHALAPSSEWRFHRDILRQRPEIDAVVHAHPTYCTAFAMCGAEIPAVHYMIAAAGGPTIRCAPYAPYGTEELSVAAVAALDGRLGCLLANHGMIAIGSNLGKALWLAVEMEALCRQYAVALQVGKPVILSDAEIARTIRRFENYGPRSRTETP